A genome region from Gouania willdenowi chromosome 9, fGouWil2.1, whole genome shotgun sequence includes the following:
- the LOC114469898 gene encoding activated RNA polymerase II transcriptional coactivator p15-like gives MPKSKEVLSSTSGSDCDSDTEPKAKKKKASAPEKPAKKPKSGESSKPGGSSKGGNDEDENKFQIGKMRYVSVRNFKGKVLIDIREYWMSPDGEMKPGKKGISLNPEQWNQLKDQISEIDDAVRRT, from the exons ATGCCAAAATCTAAGGAAGTGCTCTCCTCCACCTCAGGGAGTGACTGTGACAGTGACACAGAGCCCAAG gcgaagaagaagaaggcgaGCGCTCCAGAGAAACCGGCGAAGAAGCCAAAGAGCGGCGAGAGCTCCAAGCCCGGAGGATCCTCCAAAGGAGGCAACGATGAGGACGAAAACAAGTTTCAG ATCGGGAAAATGCGATACGTCAGCGTgagaaacttcaaaggaaaagtGCTGATTGACATCCGGGAGTACTGGATGAGCCCCGACGGAGAGATGAAGCCTGGGAAGAAAG GCATCTCCTTGAACCCGGAGCAGTGGAACCAGCTGAAGGACCAAATATCAGAGATCGACGACGCCGTACGGCGGACCTAG
- the LOC114470058 gene encoding ubiquinol-cytochrome-c reductase complex assembly factor 3-like, with protein MSGLRTILTSSAMVAVLGVGYGMWSVISPGEERRKEMLKNFPESNPLRMEETRQRNAMLLQVLKDAAETKDNIARGYGPSK; from the exons atgagCGGCCTGCGGACCATCCTGACCTCCAGCGCCATGGTGGCGGTCCTGGGTGTCGGATACGGCATGTGGTCGGTCATTTCACCCGGAGAGGAGCGGCGGAAGGAAATGCTGAAG AACTTTCCCGAGTCCAACCCGTTGCGGATGGAGGAGACCCGGCAGAGGAACGCCATGCTGTTGCAGGTCCTGAAAGATGCTGCAGAGACCAAGGACAATATCGCCAGAGGCTATGGCCCGTCAAAATAA